The following proteins are co-located in the Conyzicola lurida genome:
- a CDS encoding DNA-3-methyladenine glycosylase 2 family protein produces MHADKQTAGHLFAERYRAMSSRDARFDGQFITGVHSTGIYCRPSCPAVTPHAKNVSFYRTAAAAHEAGLRACKRCLPDAVPGSPDWNTHDDLASRAMRLITDGVVEREGVPGLAARLGYTTRHLTRVLVSELGAGPLALARAHRAQSARTLLVSTDLSVADVAFASGFSSIRQFNDTIAAVYERTPSQLRATRRAGGLVATPDEPAGDGTAISLRLPARAPFDGAGLLRFLADHAVAGLETGDDDSFERRVRLPHGSATVRLSLDGDAGVRCDATIDRISDVATLVARIRHFLDLDADSAAIDSALAGDPALAPLVSARPGLRLPGSLDAEETLFRTLVGQQISVPAARTVLGRITAELGGDGLFPTAGQIAGSTGVIRGPASRVRTILGAAEAVADGTLSLDVATPVDEFTARLVALPGIGPWTAGYLAMRILGNPDVLLASDLVVLQSAARIGLPSSARDLAARGTRWAPWRSYATLHLWRNRSPIAALPPTIMG; encoded by the coding sequence ATGCACGCAGACAAGCAGACGGCAGGGCACCTGTTCGCGGAGCGCTACCGGGCCATGTCGTCGCGCGACGCGCGCTTCGACGGCCAGTTCATCACCGGCGTGCACTCCACCGGCATCTACTGCCGCCCGAGCTGCCCGGCCGTGACCCCGCACGCGAAGAACGTCTCCTTCTACCGCACCGCCGCCGCGGCCCATGAGGCGGGCCTGCGCGCCTGCAAACGCTGCCTTCCCGACGCCGTGCCCGGCTCCCCCGACTGGAACACCCACGACGACCTCGCCTCCCGCGCCATGCGGCTCATCACCGACGGCGTGGTCGAGCGTGAGGGCGTGCCGGGTCTCGCCGCCCGTCTGGGCTACACGACGCGGCACCTCACCCGGGTGCTCGTCTCCGAACTCGGCGCCGGTCCGCTGGCCCTCGCCCGCGCCCACCGCGCGCAGAGCGCCCGCACCCTCCTCGTCTCGACGGACCTGTCCGTGGCCGACGTCGCCTTCGCCTCGGGATTCTCCAGCATCCGCCAGTTCAACGACACGATCGCCGCGGTCTACGAGCGCACCCCGAGCCAGCTGCGCGCCACGAGACGCGCGGGCGGCCTGGTCGCTACGCCCGACGAGCCGGCGGGCGACGGCACGGCCATCAGCCTGCGCCTCCCGGCCCGCGCGCCCTTCGACGGCGCGGGCCTGCTGCGCTTCCTGGCCGACCACGCTGTTGCGGGTCTCGAGACGGGCGACGACGACAGCTTCGAACGCCGGGTGCGGCTCCCCCACGGCAGTGCGACCGTGCGGCTGAGCCTGGACGGCGACGCCGGAGTGCGGTGCGACGCCACGATCGACAGGATTTCGGATGTCGCGACGCTCGTCGCGCGCATCCGCCACTTCCTCGACCTCGACGCCGATTCCGCGGCGATCGACTCCGCTCTGGCCGGTGATCCCGCCCTCGCCCCGCTCGTGAGCGCACGCCCCGGTTTGCGCCTCCCCGGCAGCCTCGACGCCGAGGAGACGCTCTTCCGCACGCTCGTCGGCCAGCAGATCTCGGTGCCGGCCGCCCGCACGGTGCTCGGCCGCATCACGGCCGAGCTCGGCGGCGACGGGCTGTTCCCCACCGCCGGGCAGATCGCGGGCAGCACGGGTGTCATCCGCGGTCCGGCGTCGCGCGTGCGCACGATCCTCGGCGCGGCGGAGGCCGTGGCGGACGGCACGCTGTCGCTCGACGTGGCGACGCCGGTCGACGAATTCACCGCGCGCCTCGTCGCCCTGCCCGGGATCGGCCCGTGGACGGCGGGCTATCTGGCGATGCGCATCCTCGGCAATCCCGACGTGCTGCTGGCGTCCGACCTGGTGGTGCTGCAGAGCGCCGCCCGGATCGGCCTGCCCTCCTCGGCCCGAGATCTCGCCGCCCGCGGCACACGCTGGGCCCCGTGGCGCAGCTACGCCACGCTGCACCTGTGGCGCAACCGTTCGCCCATCGCCGCGCTGCCGCCTACGATCATGGGGTGA
- a CDS encoding signal peptidase I, producing MTLATRENRSPAHARPEGRGAGSRHPEGRRVDDRPEPRSVSMRAVDLLLTVAALGGVVCIIAVIMATVFDITLIMFKTGSMSPTIPAGSLAVVREIPATEVRVGDIVTVDREDQLPITHRVVAVSTTTDGQTSITMRGDANTADDPAPYIVDSVRTVVYSVPGLAAVIIALSHPLVLGGITLGAALLVTWAFWPRAEKRRRHRATGGAAAVAVALVVVPSVTSAPPAHADAPEWSVVHSRYLTLESLADDEAMGSLTPGRPVPWQVGVSVRAPEPGIVRLGISAEGTLSKPGTLDVEIRECAEAWVAGVCGTGDTVWLPQQDLAAATVPTNVNGSREIGSMYSTDKVWLQVAVSLPEAARPGMDATIAIHAWGGSGELGDGSMTADSASQGFLASTGGITQVPALALAVAAVLAGLALAGIAQLTRLIGRRDDE from the coding sequence ATGACCCTCGCCACCCGGGAGAACCGGTCGCCGGCGCACGCGCGTCCCGAGGGGCGCGGCGCGGGGTCGCGGCATCCCGAGGGGCGGCGCGTCGACGACCGCCCGGAACCCCGGAGCGTGTCGATGCGGGCCGTCGACCTGCTGCTCACGGTCGCCGCCCTCGGCGGGGTGGTCTGCATCATCGCGGTCATCATGGCGACGGTGTTCGACATCACCCTGATCATGTTCAAGACGGGGTCGATGAGCCCCACCATCCCGGCGGGATCGCTCGCCGTCGTGCGCGAGATCCCCGCGACCGAGGTGCGCGTCGGCGACATCGTGACGGTCGACCGCGAGGACCAGCTGCCGATCACCCACCGCGTAGTCGCCGTCTCCACCACGACGGACGGGCAGACGAGCATCACGATGCGCGGCGACGCCAACACCGCCGACGACCCGGCCCCCTACATCGTCGACTCCGTGCGCACGGTGGTCTACTCGGTGCCCGGGCTCGCGGCGGTGATCATCGCGCTCTCTCATCCGCTGGTGCTCGGCGGCATCACCCTGGGCGCCGCGCTGCTCGTGACCTGGGCGTTCTGGCCGCGCGCAGAGAAACGTCGGCGTCACCGCGCCACCGGCGGCGCGGCGGCGGTGGCGGTCGCCCTGGTGGTCGTCCCCTCGGTCACGTCCGCGCCGCCCGCGCACGCCGACGCTCCCGAGTGGTCGGTCGTCCACAGCAGGTACCTCACCCTCGAGTCGCTCGCCGACGACGAGGCGATGGGGAGCCTCACGCCGGGACGCCCGGTGCCCTGGCAGGTCGGCGTCTCGGTGCGCGCCCCCGAACCGGGCATCGTGCGGCTCGGCATCTCGGCCGAGGGCACCCTGTCCAAGCCGGGCACGCTCGACGTGGAGATCCGGGAGTGCGCCGAGGCGTGGGTGGCCGGCGTCTGCGGGACGGGCGACACGGTCTGGCTGCCGCAGCAGGACCTCGCCGCGGCCACCGTGCCGACCAACGTGAACGGATCGCGCGAGATCGGGTCGATGTACTCGACCGACAAGGTCTGGTTGCAGGTCGCGGTCAGCCTGCCCGAAGCGGCCCGCCCCGGCATGGACGCCACCATCGCGATCCACGCCTGGGGCGGCAGCGGCGAGCTGGGCGACGGGTCGATGACCGCCGACAGCGCCAGCCAGGGCTTCCTCGCCTCGACGGGCGGCATCACGCAGGTGCCCGCGCTCGCCCTCGCGGTCGCGGCGGTGCTCGCCGGGCTCGCGCTGGCCGGAATCGCCCAGCTCACGCGGCTGATCGGGCGGCGCGACGATGAATAG
- a CDS encoding SipW-dependent-type signal peptide-containing protein: MTLSTATTSAPAPAPAIPRGSRGRRVKALLAGGLVLGVGAAMTLAAWNDSEFATGTFTTGAFDMVGSTDGTTFSDHATLGTAATLPFTVYTAGMTPGDVSAAPFAVRLTAPSTAPASVTISAPAGANTGALSNFTYTVLDTGTTATCTAATTGTALIPAATALGTVPGSTTFTLPIGTGGAAGTATHLCFKVTANAVMTQSASATATWQFLATSQ, encoded by the coding sequence ATGACGCTCAGCACCGCTACGACCTCTGCCCCGGCGCCCGCGCCGGCCATCCCGCGCGGCTCGCGCGGACGACGGGTGAAAGCCCTGCTCGCCGGCGGCCTCGTCCTCGGCGTCGGCGCCGCGATGACCCTGGCGGCGTGGAACGACTCGGAGTTCGCGACCGGCACGTTCACCACCGGCGCCTTCGACATGGTCGGCAGCACCGACGGCACGACCTTCAGCGACCACGCCACCCTCGGTACCGCGGCGACGCTGCCGTTCACCGTGTACACGGCGGGCATGACCCCGGGCGACGTGTCGGCGGCCCCGTTCGCGGTGCGCCTCACCGCCCCGAGCACCGCCCCCGCGAGCGTCACCATCTCGGCGCCGGCCGGAGCCAACACCGGCGCGCTGAGCAACTTCACCTACACGGTGCTCGACACCGGCACGACGGCCACCTGCACGGCGGCGACCACGGGCACCGCGCTGATCCCGGCCGCCACCGCCCTCGGCACCGTGCCCGGCAGCACCACCTTCACCCTGCCGATCGGCACAGGTGGAGCGGCCGGAACCGCCACGCACCTCTGCTTCAAGGTGACCGCGAACGCCGTGATGACCCAGTCGGCATCGGCGACGGCCACCTGGCAGTTCCTCGCGACGTCGCAGTAG
- a CDS encoding PrsW family intramembrane metalloprotease — protein MTLTDPAAPGQAPLEVRQAAAVVTGPAANAPVRRNSGLTALGIVGIAIAALLALAVVAYLIAGLGPVAFGVGGIMALVPLAIVFFGVHWIDRWEPEPRGILVFAFLWGAGASVAVALIVGAQLTGVISAITSDVGAGEFLSAVVEAPLVEEGAKALGLLLIFLFARKHFDGPIDGLVYAAWVAGGFAFTENILYFGVQLLTVGTLDGGLAEIFLARGLMSPFAHVMFTACTGIALGFAARRTNAVAAVGVLLLGLVPAVLLHAFWNGSLYFVSDFYAYYAVVQFPLFAGGVLIVLFLRRQEAALTHERLSEYAAVGWFNRDEVNSLATGAGRRRAQSWANRRGLGAVMRRYTRDATRLAFTRQRIVTGRASIGAEADEAALLAAIVASRAALVSSAPR, from the coding sequence ATGACTCTGACTGATCCAGCCGCGCCGGGCCAGGCGCCCCTCGAGGTGCGGCAGGCCGCCGCCGTCGTCACCGGTCCGGCCGCGAACGCGCCCGTGCGACGCAACAGCGGCCTCACCGCGCTCGGCATCGTCGGTATCGCGATCGCGGCACTTCTCGCCCTCGCCGTCGTCGCGTACCTCATCGCCGGCCTCGGCCCGGTGGCGTTCGGCGTCGGCGGCATCATGGCGCTCGTGCCGCTCGCGATCGTCTTCTTCGGCGTGCACTGGATCGACCGGTGGGAACCGGAGCCCCGCGGCATCCTCGTCTTCGCATTTCTCTGGGGCGCCGGCGCCTCGGTGGCTGTCGCCCTCATCGTGGGAGCCCAGCTGACCGGCGTGATCTCCGCGATCACCTCCGACGTCGGCGCGGGCGAGTTCCTCTCCGCCGTCGTGGAGGCTCCGCTGGTCGAGGAGGGCGCGAAGGCCCTCGGCCTGCTGCTCATCTTCCTGTTCGCCCGCAAACACTTCGACGGCCCGATCGACGGTCTCGTCTACGCGGCCTGGGTCGCCGGCGGCTTCGCGTTCACCGAGAACATCCTCTACTTCGGCGTGCAGCTGCTCACGGTCGGCACGCTGGACGGCGGACTCGCCGAGATCTTCCTCGCCCGCGGCCTGATGTCGCCGTTCGCCCACGTGATGTTCACCGCCTGCACCGGTATCGCCCTCGGCTTCGCCGCGCGACGCACCAACGCCGTCGCCGCGGTCGGCGTATTGCTGCTCGGGCTCGTGCCGGCGGTGCTGCTGCACGCGTTCTGGAACGGTTCGCTGTACTTCGTCAGCGACTTCTACGCCTACTACGCGGTCGTGCAGTTCCCGCTGTTCGCCGGAGGGGTGCTCATCGTGCTGTTCCTGCGCCGCCAGGAAGCGGCACTCACCCACGAGCGGCTGAGCGAGTACGCCGCCGTCGGCTGGTTCAACCGCGACGAGGTCAACTCGCTCGCCACGGGTGCCGGACGCCGCCGCGCGCAGTCCTGGGCCAACCGCCGCGGTCTCGGTGCGGTCATGCGCCGGTACACGCGCGACGCCACCCGGCTCGCGTTCACCCGGCAGCGCATCGTGACGGGCCGGGCGAGCATCGGTGCCGAGGCGGATGAAGCGGCTCTGCTGGCCGCGATCGTGGCATCCCGCGCGGCCCTCGTATCGTCGGCTCCGCGCTAG
- a CDS encoding DUF6328 family protein — translation MIPEPAATPASTEPETDRARLDRNWSEILQELRVTQTGTQILTGFLLTLAFQPRFADLTQIQVDVYLVLVVLAALTTALALAPVSLHRTLFREGAKEEIVRIANRILKLTLLGVAFVLSGTILLIFDVVVSPVAGYVAGGVSLLLIAGVWLVIPFLVHPDRKHR, via the coding sequence GTGATTCCCGAACCCGCCGCCACCCCCGCCAGCACCGAACCCGAGACGGACCGGGCGCGCCTCGACCGCAACTGGTCGGAGATCCTGCAGGAATTGCGCGTGACGCAGACCGGCACCCAGATCCTCACCGGATTCCTGCTGACCCTCGCGTTCCAGCCGCGCTTCGCCGACCTCACGCAGATCCAGGTAGACGTGTACCTCGTGCTGGTCGTGCTCGCCGCCCTGACCACCGCGCTGGCGCTCGCCCCCGTGAGCCTGCACCGCACGCTGTTCCGCGAGGGGGCGAAGGAGGAGATCGTGCGCATCGCGAACCGCATCCTCAAGCTCACCCTGCTCGGTGTCGCGTTCGTGCTGTCGGGCACCATCCTGCTCATCTTCGACGTCGTCGTCTCGCCGGTCGCCGGGTACGTGGCCGGCGGCGTCTCGCTCCTCCTCATCGCCGGCGTCTGGCTCGTCATCCCGTTCTTGGTGCACCCGGACCGGAAGCACCGGTGA
- a CDS encoding YihY/virulence factor BrkB family protein produces MTIDGGGDHPTSRGLPRAAFRHAATRAWHGFMLHRGIDSAAALTYFATLAIFPGALVVVSAFAISSDRQRAVDSILAVVGDVGTDSTVETLRAPLHEFLSLTNPGIALAAGLLLLLWTLSAYATAFGRAMNSVYEVQEGRQFWKFRGLMMLVTLVLMVAFGAIIVILLVTPRVIDAIGDDYGFSEPWMSVWNVGKWPLLAVLAVLVVAVLYYFTPNVRHSRLRWVSWGAVFAIVVWALAAAGFAVYVATVGQYERVYGWLGGGIVLLLWLYISNLVLVLGAEVDAEVVRLRQLSVGIPAEEVIQLPLRDTARNLLLARQRASDVHGSIEIREDAEKG; encoded by the coding sequence GTGACCATCGACGGCGGTGGCGACCACCCCACCAGCCGCGGGCTGCCCCGGGCGGCGTTCCGTCACGCGGCCACGCGGGCCTGGCACGGTTTTATGCTCCACCGCGGCATCGACTCGGCGGCGGCGCTCACCTACTTCGCCACCCTCGCGATCTTCCCGGGCGCACTCGTCGTGGTCTCCGCGTTCGCCATCTCGAGCGACCGGCAGCGCGCGGTCGACAGCATCCTCGCGGTCGTCGGCGACGTCGGCACCGACTCCACCGTCGAGACCCTGCGGGCGCCGCTGCACGAGTTCCTCAGCCTCACCAACCCCGGCATCGCCCTCGCCGCCGGGCTGCTCCTGCTGCTCTGGACGCTGTCGGCCTACGCCACGGCGTTCGGCCGGGCGATGAACTCGGTGTACGAGGTGCAGGAGGGCCGCCAGTTCTGGAAGTTCCGCGGCCTGATGATGCTGGTCACGCTCGTGCTGATGGTCGCCTTCGGCGCGATCATCGTCATCCTCCTCGTCACCCCGCGCGTGATCGACGCGATCGGCGACGACTACGGCTTCTCCGAGCCGTGGATGAGCGTCTGGAACGTCGGCAAGTGGCCGCTCCTCGCCGTGCTCGCGGTCCTGGTGGTCGCGGTGCTCTACTACTTCACGCCCAACGTGCGCCACTCCCGGCTGCGCTGGGTGTCGTGGGGCGCCGTCTTCGCGATCGTGGTCTGGGCGCTCGCCGCTGCCGGGTTCGCGGTCTACGTGGCGACGGTCGGCCAGTACGAGCGCGTCTACGGCTGGCTGGGCGGCGGCATCGTGCTGCTGCTCTGGCTGTACATCAGCAACCTGGTGCTCGTGCTCGGCGCCGAGGTCGACGCGGAGGTCGTTCGACTTCGCCAGCTCTCGGTCGGCATCCCCGCCGAGGAGGTCATCCAGTTGCCACTGCGCGACACCGCGCGCAACCTGCTGCTCGCCCGCCAGCGCGCGTCGGACGTGCATGGCAGTATCGAGATCCGCGAGGACGCGGAGAAAGGATAG
- a CDS encoding FAD-binding oxidoreductase — protein MNNVLELLKAELPAALSTDPAALAACRLDKSGHESSTPPLAIVNATTIAEVQATMRIATATGTPVVVRGAGTGLAGGAIAGDGEIVLSTLGMTRILEVSEDDELAVVEPGIINADLNTALASTGLWFAPDPASRAISTVGGNIATNAGGLLCAKYGVTREAVLGLKIVLADGRLMTLGHRTVKGVTGLDLVGLLIGSEGTLGVIVEATVKLRRLPQGTPSTIGAYFSTVEDAARAASVISASGLRPAIMELLDPRAMTSIADYLGVTVRAESFLLVQTDGGGAEGEATAALAIIRSLGGDATLTTDPEEAARLMALRRSFHPAMESRGTVLIEDVCVPRSTLPAMFHAIDEIAARHGVTIATVAHAGDGNLHPNFVYEGAEVPEAVWAAAHEMFQTALRLGGTLTGEHGVGLLKKRWLRDELGDDQVDLQRDIKRVFDPSGILNPGKLFSEAPDTVRASALAE, from the coding sequence GTGAACAACGTTCTGGAACTCCTCAAGGCCGAGCTTCCCGCCGCCCTCTCCACCGACCCGGCGGCGCTCGCCGCGTGCCGGCTCGACAAGTCGGGGCACGAGTCGTCGACGCCGCCCCTCGCGATCGTCAACGCCACGACGATCGCCGAGGTGCAGGCCACGATGCGGATCGCGACGGCCACCGGCACCCCGGTCGTCGTGCGCGGCGCGGGAACGGGACTCGCGGGCGGAGCGATCGCCGGCGACGGCGAGATCGTGCTGTCCACGCTCGGGATGACGCGGATCCTCGAGGTATCGGAGGACGACGAGCTCGCCGTCGTCGAGCCGGGCATCATCAACGCCGACCTCAACACCGCCCTCGCCTCCACGGGCCTCTGGTTCGCCCCCGACCCGGCCAGCCGCGCCATCTCCACCGTCGGCGGCAACATCGCCACGAACGCGGGCGGTCTGCTCTGCGCCAAGTACGGCGTGACCCGCGAGGCCGTGCTCGGCCTGAAGATCGTGTTGGCCGACGGACGCCTGATGACCCTCGGCCACCGCACCGTCAAGGGCGTCACGGGGCTCGACCTCGTCGGGCTGCTGATCGGGTCGGAGGGCACCCTCGGCGTCATCGTCGAGGCCACCGTCAAGCTGCGTCGTCTCCCGCAGGGGACCCCGTCGACCATCGGCGCCTACTTCTCCACCGTGGAGGACGCCGCCCGCGCCGCATCCGTGATCAGCGCGTCCGGACTGCGCCCCGCCATCATGGAGCTGCTCGACCCGCGGGCGATGACGTCGATCGCCGACTACCTCGGGGTCACGGTCCGCGCCGAGTCGTTCCTGCTCGTGCAGACCGACGGCGGGGGAGCCGAGGGCGAGGCGACGGCAGCGCTCGCGATCATCCGCTCGCTCGGCGGCGACGCCACGCTGACCACCGATCCGGAGGAGGCCGCGCGGCTGATGGCGCTGCGCCGGTCGTTCCACCCCGCCATGGAGAGCCGCGGCACCGTGCTCATCGAGGACGTCTGCGTGCCCCGCAGCACGCTGCCCGCGATGTTCCACGCGATCGACGAGATCGCCGCCCGTCACGGTGTGACGATCGCCACGGTCGCGCACGCCGGCGACGGCAACCTGCACCCGAACTTCGTCTACGAGGGTGCCGAGGTGCCGGAGGCGGTCTGGGCCGCCGCCCACGAGATGTTCCAGACCGCGCTGCGCCTCGGCGGCACGCTCACCGGCGAGCACGGCGTCGGCCTGCTCAAGAAGCGCTGGCTGCGCGACGAGCTCGGCGACGACCAGGTCGACCTGCAGCGCGACATCAAGCGGGTGTTCGACCCGAGCGGCATCCTCAACCCGGGCAAGCTGTTCTCCGAGGCCCCCGACACCGTGCGGGCGTCGGCGCTCGCCGAGTAA
- a CDS encoding SipW-dependent-type signal peptide-containing protein, which produces MAGDATRRRRRLPFLRLRALLSGGLVLGLGAVMTLASWNDSEYATTTLSTSVFNTESSVNGAAYADNAVSPGPSVTFSGAVFAPGDVQYWNILTRTKAKSIPGTLSVPAPVLGGANTATLSPYFVYRVVNTTATCNAAAFTTSPVWVVGNGTTKRALTAGQEAGVTISLPAATPTLPSAATGLCFEMTLLDTAPIGVQNQVSTATWRFVATSS; this is translated from the coding sequence ATGGCTGGCGACGCAACTCGCCGGCGCAGGAGGCTTCCGTTCCTGCGCCTGCGAGCGCTGCTCTCCGGTGGCCTCGTACTGGGACTGGGTGCCGTGATGACTCTCGCGAGTTGGAATGACTCGGAATACGCCACGACCACGCTCTCGACCTCGGTGTTCAATACCGAGTCGAGCGTGAACGGCGCGGCTTACGCCGACAACGCGGTCTCCCCCGGGCCCTCGGTGACCTTCAGCGGCGCCGTGTTCGCCCCGGGCGACGTGCAGTACTGGAATATCCTGACCCGGACCAAGGCGAAGTCGATCCCGGGGACGCTCAGCGTGCCGGCACCGGTGCTCGGCGGGGCCAATACCGCGACCCTGAGCCCGTACTTCGTCTACCGGGTCGTCAATACGACGGCGACCTGCAACGCGGCCGCCTTCACGACGTCGCCGGTCTGGGTCGTCGGCAACGGCACCACGAAGCGCGCGCTCACCGCCGGCCAGGAGGCGGGCGTGACGATCTCGCTGCCCGCGGCGACCCCGACGCTGCCGAGCGCCGCGACCGGGCTGTGCTTCGAGATGACGCTGCTCGACACCGCTCCCATCGGCGTGCAGAACCAGGTGTCGACCGCCACCTGGCGCTTCGTGGCGACCTCGTCATGA
- a CDS encoding UvrD-helicase domain-containing protein has product MASADLTSEREYVAALYARLDELRDDAKNQLETVRRTNQGGTHQNRSERDAFARIYEDRVSQLTEIDERLAFGRLDLVPVDDEPTLRYIGRIGLRDENLQPILLDWRVPQARAFYQATAATPLGARARRHITSKGREVVRVDDEIFDQSMLEGDTSNLQGEAALLATLTAQRTGRMGDIVATIQAEQDRIIRSELRGVLVVQGGPGTGKTAVALHRAAYLLYSYRDRLATSGVLIVGPSRSFLQYIEAVLPSLGETGVVLSSVGQLYPGVDTAIDDAEDVAVVKGSIEMAALLARAVKSRQVVPREQQTLEINGEYLTVEPQLIQNAMHRAWETRKPHNVARATFNKAAIKALSVQLAAQLRDHGNTIEDSDQAWLREDIRTAEDVKVALNTAWIPLTPQKLLQDIYARPQWLATLTPGWTDAQRALLRRDRDAPFTVSDVPLLDEAAELLGAVSGGGDAEKRERKQQRKRDIENAEQAIRNMGVEGVVHAEDLADGFEAAVERGSTADLAASDRTWAYGHIVVDEAQELSPMQWRVLIRRNPQKSFTIVGDVAQASAAAASSSWADALQPLIGDDWRLEELTVNYRTPAQIAETAESMAIAHGLSITRSRSVRSSEWPVAVVQTTDTLAAVEDTVAADRAIDSLGTIAVIASESRVAAITERLSARFGADVGRGAAGLSRAVAVLTPQESKGLEFDAAIVVEPQTVIDEIARGAAALYVAMTRPTQRLHLVTSTPLPAGIDLPA; this is encoded by the coding sequence GTGGCTTCAGCCGATCTGACAAGCGAGCGCGAGTACGTAGCGGCCCTCTATGCGAGGCTCGACGAACTGCGCGACGACGCGAAAAACCAGCTCGAGACTGTGCGTCGCACCAACCAGGGCGGCACCCATCAGAACCGGTCGGAGCGCGACGCCTTCGCCCGCATCTACGAGGACCGGGTGAGCCAGCTCACCGAGATCGACGAGCGCCTGGCGTTCGGCCGCCTCGACCTCGTGCCCGTCGACGACGAGCCGACGCTGCGCTACATCGGCCGCATCGGCCTGCGCGACGAGAATCTCCAGCCGATCCTCCTCGACTGGCGGGTGCCCCAGGCCCGCGCCTTCTACCAGGCCACCGCCGCGACCCCGCTCGGCGCCCGCGCCCGCCGCCACATCACCAGCAAGGGCCGCGAGGTCGTGCGCGTCGACGACGAGATCTTCGACCAGTCGATGCTCGAGGGCGACACCAGCAACCTGCAGGGCGAGGCGGCGCTGCTCGCCACCCTGACCGCGCAGCGCACCGGCCGCATGGGCGACATCGTCGCGACCATCCAGGCCGAGCAGGACCGCATCATCCGCTCCGAGCTGCGCGGCGTGCTGGTCGTGCAGGGCGGTCCGGGAACCGGCAAGACCGCGGTGGCCCTGCACCGGGCCGCGTACCTGCTCTATTCCTACCGCGACCGGCTCGCGACATCCGGTGTTCTCATCGTCGGCCCCAGCCGGTCGTTCCTGCAGTACATCGAGGCGGTGCTGCCGTCCCTCGGCGAGACCGGGGTGGTGCTGTCGAGCGTCGGCCAGCTGTACCCGGGGGTCGACACCGCCATCGACGATGCCGAGGATGTCGCCGTCGTGAAGGGCTCCATCGAGATGGCCGCGCTGCTGGCGCGCGCCGTCAAGTCGCGCCAGGTCGTACCGCGCGAGCAGCAGACGCTCGAGATCAACGGCGAGTACCTCACGGTGGAGCCGCAGCTGATCCAGAACGCGATGCACCGCGCGTGGGAGACCCGCAAGCCCCACAACGTCGCCCGTGCCACCTTCAACAAGGCGGCGATCAAGGCGCTCAGCGTGCAGCTCGCCGCCCAGCTGCGCGACCACGGCAACACGATCGAGGACAGCGACCAGGCCTGGCTGCGCGAGGACATCCGCACCGCCGAGGACGTGAAGGTCGCACTGAACACCGCGTGGATCCCGCTCACACCGCAGAAGCTGCTGCAGGACATCTACGCTCGCCCGCAGTGGCTCGCCACCCTCACCCCCGGCTGGACCGACGCCCAGCGCGCGCTGCTGCGCCGCGACCGCGACGCGCCGTTCACGGTGAGCGACGTGCCGCTGCTCGACGAGGCCGCCGAGCTGCTCGGCGCCGTCAGCGGCGGGGGAGACGCGGAGAAGCGCGAGCGCAAACAGCAGCGCAAGCGCGATATCGAGAACGCCGAGCAGGCGATCCGCAACATGGGCGTCGAGGGCGTCGTGCACGCCGAAGACCTCGCCGACGGCTTCGAGGCCGCGGTGGAGCGCGGGTCGACGGCCGACCTCGCGGCATCCGACCGCACCTGGGCGTACGGGCACATCGTCGTCGACGAGGCGCAGGAGCTCTCTCCCATGCAGTGGCGGGTGCTGATCCGGCGCAACCCGCAGAAGTCGTTCACGATCGTCGGCGACGTCGCGCAGGCGAGCGCCGCCGCCGCGTCGTCGAGCTGGGCCGACGCCCTCCAGCCGCTCATCGGCGACGACTGGCGTCTCGAAGAACTCACCGTCAACTACCGCACGCCGGCCCAGATCGCCGAGACGGCCGAGTCGATGGCCATCGCCCACGGGTTGTCGATCACCCGCTCGCGCTCGGTGCGGTCGAGCGAATGGCCGGTGGCCGTGGTGCAGACCACCGACACCCTGGCGGCGGTGGAGGACACCGTCGCGGCCGACCGCGCGATCGACTCGCTCGGCACGATCGCGGTCATCGCGAGCGAGTCGCGCGTCGCCGCGATCACCGAACGCCTGAGCGCCCGGTTCGGCGCCGACGTCGGCCGGGGCGCGGCCGGTCTCTCCCGGGCCGTCGCCGTGCTCACGCCGCAGGAGTCGAAGGGGCTCGAGTTCGACGCCGCGATCGTCGTCGAGCCGCAGACGGTGATCGACGAGATCGCCCGTGGCGCGGCCGCCCTGTACGTCGCGATGACCCGGCCCACGCAGCGGTTGCACCTCGTGACCAGCACCCCGTTGCCGGCCGGAATCGACCTCCCGGCCTGA